Proteins from a single region of Gordonia hongkongensis:
- a CDS encoding ArsR/SmtB family transcription factor, which yields MGHGIDEGMRPAARLDPESAVHVATTLQALATPSRLLILTELRSGPRSVTDLADAVGMEQSAVSHQLRLLRNLGLVTGTRSGRSISYSLYDSHVAQLLDEAVYHSEHLRLGLAERPQSAG from the coding sequence ATGGGACACGGCATCGACGAGGGGATGCGGCCGGCTGCGCGGCTCGATCCGGAATCGGCCGTGCACGTCGCCACCACCCTGCAGGCGCTGGCGACCCCGAGCCGGCTGCTCATCCTCACCGAGTTGCGGTCCGGACCGCGCTCGGTGACCGATCTCGCCGACGCCGTCGGCATGGAGCAGTCCGCGGTCTCCCATCAGCTCCGGTTGCTCCGCAACCTCGGGCTGGTCACCGGCACCCGGTCGGGTCGGTCGATCAGTTACAGCCTCTATGACAGCCATGTCGCCCAGCTGCTCGACGAGGCGGTCTACCACAGCGAACACTTGCGGCTCGGGCTCGCCGAGCGTCCGCAATCGGCGGGTTGA
- a CDS encoding heavy metal translocating P-type ATPase, giving the protein MGTAETTERTARNSTRAGADRGSTPPSILRTGLRLPEVRWAGLALALFLAGWLLQISQAPEWSWWTAYLACYLAGGWEPTRSGLQELRGRRLDVDLLMIVAAVAAASIGQVFDGALLIVIFATSGALEVVVTQRTADSVTALLGLAPERATLYAPDGTTREIDCRELEVGQRILVRPGERVGADGVVVDGRSEVDQQAVTGESVPIVRAAGDDVLSGTVNGTGALIVEVARPASESAIARIATLVAEASETKAPTQLFIEKVEQTYSVIVVVATLLVLGIPVMLFGNTFDEALLRAIVFMIVASPCAVVLSTMPPLLASIANAGRHGVLVKSAAVMESVGRTSVVAFDKTGTLTEGRPQVVDVAALDGHDPSQVLALAAAVEYPSEHPLGRAIVTAAADRGLDVESVEGFRALPGRGVTGAVGGRRVTVERTVAGSTGTVVGVLVDGREIGRIELVDRLRDDAAEAVRLIGDVTSGSVLLLTGDRPSVAADVADRTGIREVHADLLPEDKVRIVGEIEGHVLVVGDGINDAPALMAAGTGIAMGRRGADLAVQTADAIIVRDDLTAVPALIRLSRLARRYVIANLCIAATVILTLVTWDLIGTLPLPLAVAGHEGSTVLVALNGARLLRKSAWSGDRGAQSTGSNAQSTE; this is encoded by the coding sequence ATGGGTACGGCGGAGACGACGGAACGAACGGCCCGCAACTCGACGCGCGCGGGAGCCGACCGCGGGAGCACCCCGCCGTCGATCCTCCGGACGGGACTCCGGCTACCCGAGGTGCGCTGGGCGGGCCTCGCGCTGGCACTGTTCCTCGCGGGTTGGTTGCTCCAGATCAGCCAGGCGCCCGAATGGTCCTGGTGGACCGCGTATCTCGCGTGCTATCTGGCCGGCGGATGGGAACCGACCCGATCGGGCCTGCAGGAACTGCGGGGACGACGACTCGACGTCGATCTGCTGATGATCGTCGCCGCCGTCGCCGCCGCGTCGATCGGGCAGGTCTTCGACGGCGCGCTGCTGATCGTGATCTTCGCGACCTCGGGAGCTCTGGAGGTCGTCGTCACCCAGCGCACCGCCGATTCGGTGACCGCCCTGCTCGGACTGGCCCCCGAACGTGCCACCCTGTATGCGCCCGACGGCACGACACGCGAGATCGACTGCCGCGAACTCGAAGTCGGCCAGCGTATCCTCGTCCGTCCGGGCGAACGGGTGGGCGCGGACGGCGTCGTCGTCGACGGCCGCAGCGAGGTCGATCAGCAGGCCGTGACCGGCGAGTCGGTCCCGATCGTGCGGGCGGCGGGCGACGACGTGCTGTCCGGCACCGTCAACGGCACCGGCGCGCTGATCGTCGAGGTCGCCCGTCCGGCGTCGGAGTCGGCCATCGCCCGCATCGCGACGCTCGTGGCCGAGGCATCCGAGACGAAGGCACCGACCCAGCTCTTCATCGAGAAGGTCGAGCAGACGTACTCCGTCATCGTCGTCGTCGCCACCCTGCTGGTGCTGGGCATCCCGGTGATGTTGTTCGGCAATACTTTCGACGAGGCGCTGCTTCGTGCCATCGTGTTCATGATCGTCGCCTCGCCCTGCGCCGTCGTCCTGTCGACGATGCCGCCGCTGCTCGCGTCGATCGCCAATGCCGGTCGGCACGGCGTCCTGGTCAAGTCCGCCGCGGTGATGGAGTCGGTGGGACGGACCTCGGTCGTCGCGTTCGACAAGACCGGCACCCTCACCGAGGGACGCCCGCAGGTCGTCGACGTGGCGGCGCTCGACGGTCACGACCCGTCGCAGGTGTTGGCGCTGGCCGCCGCGGTCGAGTACCCCAGCGAGCATCCCCTCGGTCGCGCGATCGTCACCGCCGCCGCCGACCGCGGACTGGACGTCGAATCGGTGGAGGGTTTCCGGGCGCTTCCCGGACGCGGGGTGACGGGGGCGGTCGGCGGGCGCCGCGTCACCGTCGAGCGCACCGTCGCCGGTTCGACCGGGACGGTGGTCGGCGTACTCGTCGACGGGCGGGAGATCGGCCGGATCGAACTCGTCGATCGCCTGCGGGACGACGCCGCCGAGGCGGTGCGGCTTATCGGCGACGTCACGTCGGGTTCGGTCCTGCTGCTGACCGGCGACCGGCCATCGGTCGCCGCGGACGTCGCCGACCGGACCGGAATCCGCGAGGTACACGCCGACCTGCTGCCGGAGGACAAGGTCCGGATCGTCGGCGAGATCGAGGGACACGTGCTCGTGGTCGGCGACGGCATCAACGACGCACCGGCACTCATGGCGGCCGGGACCGGCATCGCGATGGGTCGTCGCGGTGCGGACCTCGCCGTCCAGACCGCCGACGCGATCATCGTGCGTGACGACCTCACCGCGGTCCCCGCGCTGATACGGCTGTCCCGCCTCGCCCGCCGTTACGTCATCGCCAATCTGTGCATCGCCGCCACCGTGATCCTCACCCTCGTGACCTGGGATCTCATCGGCACCCTGCCACTCCCCCTGGCCGTGGCCGGGCACGAGGGTTCGACCGTGCTCGTCGCGCTCAACGGCGCCCGCCTGTTGCGGAAGTCGGCCTGGTCGGGCGATCGCGGTGCACAATCGACGGGGTCGAACGCACAGTCGACGGAATGA